CGCCGACGGACTGCTGGTGATGCCGTTCAACAGCGACCGCCACTTCGCCGAACGCACCGTCCCCGCGGTCGCCGACGGGCTGCGGCGCGCCGGGCGAACCTCCGGCGACTTCGCGATCATCGCCCAGGCCATGGTCGCGGTCGGCCGCGACGAGGCCGACCTGACCGCCGCGATCGACGGTGTGGCGGCGCTGATTTCGTTCTACGGCTCGACGCCCGCCTATCTGCCCGTGCTCGAGACCGAGGGCTGGGCCGACGTCCAGCCCGAACTCAACGCGCTGTCCAAGCAGGGCCGGTTCGCTGACATGCGCCGGCTGATCGGCGACGAGGTGGTGGCCCGGATCGGGATCGTCGGCACCCCCGAGGAATGCGCGCGGCAGATCGCCGCCCGGTTCTCCGAGCACGCCGCCGAGGTGTGCTGTTATTTCCCGGGCTACACGCCGCGCCCCGCCGACATCGCCGACCTGATCGGCGCCCTGCATCGCACCCCGGCCCTGCGATGAGCCCCGACGTCACGGTCGAGGTCGACGGGGGCGTGGCGGTGCTCACGCTCAATCGGCCCGAACAACTCAACGCCTACACCGCCGAGATGGGCGCGCTGCTGAGCGGGGCCTACTCCGACTGCGACGGCGACGACGACGTCCGGGCCATCGTGCTGACCGGGGCCGGGCGCGCCTTCTGCGCCGGGGCGGACTTCTCCGGCGACACCAGCCCTTTCGACGCCCCGGGCGAACAGTTCTCGGCGTCACCGATCAGCCCGGCCGCCTTCGAGCTGCGCAAGCCGGTGATCGCCGCCGTCAACGGCCACGCGATCGGCATCGGGCTGACCATCGCCTTGCAGGCGGACCTGCGGATCGTCGCCGACGACGCCAAATACGGTGTGGTGCAGGTCCGCCGGGGCGTGCTACCCGACTGCATGTCGCACTGGACGCTGGCGCAGCTGACCACGTTGGGGGTGGCCGCGGACATACTGCTCACCGGGCGGACCTTCGGTGGGGCCGAGGCGGTGGCGCTCGGCATCGCGAACCGGTCGCTGCCCGCCGGCCAGGTGCTCGAGCACGCGATCCGGCTGGCCCGAGACATCGCGGTCAACGTGGCGCCGATGTCGGCGGCGCTGAGCAAGCGGCTGCTGTGGGACACCGCGATCAACTGCTACACCCCGCGCCAGGTCGCCGAGCTGGAAACACGCCTGCACCAACGCGTGATGGGCACCGCCGACGCGCGCGAAGGGGTCGCGTCGTTCCTCGAGCGCCGGCCGCCGTCCTTTACCTCGCGGCTCTCCCGCGACTGGACCGCGCTGCCCGAGCCGTGAGCATCGAGCGTGCGCTGGCGCACTCGAGTGTGCGTCCAGGGCGGAAATCCGCCGAAAACACCGCCCCACGCTCAGCCGCGAATGCGTGAGCGCACGCTGGAAGTCACGTTCTGTCGCAGCACGTTTCGGAGAGCTTCCACCACGCCGCCGCGCGCGCCGCGTCGCGGGCGTAGGGCGCCGCCCTGTCGCTGATATGGCAGTCCTCGAGATACAGCCCACCCCGGCCGGCCAGCTCCGGGCTGACCGCCGCCCACACCTGGGTGGCCGCGCCGCGATCGGGCGTGGTCACGTCGAGGGGCCCGGCGGCCAGCTCGCGCAGCCGCGAGAAGTCCTCGCGGGACATGTGCCGCGCGAGCGAGGTGGCGACGGTGCCGGGGTGGACCGCGTAAGCGCGGATTCCGTTGTCGCGCAGGCGCCGGTCGGCTTCGACGGCGTGCAGGATGTTCGCCGTCTTCGACGCGCCGTAGGCGACGAACTTGTCGTATTCGCGACGTTCCCAGTTGGGATCGTCGAAGTCGACGTCACCCATGACGTGGCCCCCGGACGACAGGTGGACGATCCGCGCGCCGCGGGCGGCGGCCAGTTGCGGGACGAGGAGCCGGGTGAGTTCGAAGTGCCCGAAATGATTGGTGCCGATTTGTATTTCGAAGCCGTCGTGCGTCCTGCCGAACGGCGTGAACATGACTCCGGCGTTGTTCATCAGCACGTCGATGGCCGGGGCGATGGCGCGGATCGCGCCGGCCGCCGCCCGCACGCTCGCCAGCGAGGTGAGGTCGAGCTCGACCGTCGACGTGTGCGCGCCCGGCACTTCCGTCGCGATCCACCGGGCCGCCTCCGCCAGCGCCGCCGGGTCGCGGGCGGCCAGGACGACGCGCGCGCCCGCGGCGGCCAGCGCCCGCGACGCCTCGCGCCCCAGCCCGGAGGACGCGCCCGTGATCACACAGACCTTGCCGGACAGGTCGATTCCGTCGACGACGTCCAGCGCGGTCTGAGTCCCGGTCATGCCGCTATAGGCTGCCACACCGCGGCGCGCGCCATCAGCCGCGGTGCCACGACCCGGTGCACCGGGCCGACGAGGGCCCACACCGTTCGGGCGGTCAATCCGCGGCGGTAATGCACCCGGGTGGTAAGGCTGGCGCGCCGGTCGTCGCGGCGCCGCAGCGTCAGCTCGCCGCGCATGAGCGGCCCGCGCGCGCCCAGCACGAGTTCGTCGTGATCCGACCGCACGATCGTCCACCCGATGATGTGATCCGGCGACGAATTCGGCCCGAGGGAAAACCTCAGCACGTGGCGGTGGACCCACAACACGGCGCCCCCGTCGGCTTCGCGGCCCACCGCGTCGCGGAACATCTCCTCGGCGCTGCGTGAGTCGCCCTGCGGGAGCGGGACTTCGAAGACGTCCGTGTAATCGGCCTGCCTGGCCGCACGCGCTATCCGGTTCAGTGTCCGCCGGACGACGACGCGGTGCCCACCCGTGCCGATGACCAGCGCCCGGTAGATCTTGCCGTGCACGCCGGGGAAGGCCGCCCACGTCGCCGCGCGCACCCGGGTGCGGCCCATCGGCTCGGCTTCCAACTCGAACACCCACCGGTACGCCGCGAACGGGTGGCGGCCCTTCAGCGCGAACCGCTCCGGCGGTCGCGCCTCGTCGAGCACGAAGCCGGTCGGCACGGTCGACGGGTCGCCCGGGTCCCGGCACATCACCCGCAACAGCGCCGACCACGTGTCCGCGCGCCCCGCGTCGACGGTTATGGCATGCTCATCAATATAGTGTAATCGTTCCATATAGAAGGAATGTACTAGATCATGGCCCCTCCGCGGAAGCACCAAACCGATGTGATCCTCGACGCAGCCCGGGCGCTGGTGCTCGACGGCGGACCGCGCGCGGCCAGCGTGGCGGCGATCGCCAAAACCAGTGGCGCGCCCCCGGGCACC
This genomic interval from Mycobacterium sp. SMC-2 contains the following:
- a CDS encoding enoyl-CoA hydratase/isomerase family protein; the protein is MSPDVTVEVDGGVAVLTLNRPEQLNAYTAEMGALLSGAYSDCDGDDDVRAIVLTGAGRAFCAGADFSGDTSPFDAPGEQFSASPISPAAFELRKPVIAAVNGHAIGIGLTIALQADLRIVADDAKYGVVQVRRGVLPDCMSHWTLAQLTTLGVAADILLTGRTFGGAEAVALGIANRSLPAGQVLEHAIRLARDIAVNVAPMSAALSKRLLWDTAINCYTPRQVAELETRLHQRVMGTADAREGVASFLERRPPSFTSRLSRDWTALPEP
- a CDS encoding SDR family NAD(P)-dependent oxidoreductase, translating into MTGTQTALDVVDGIDLSGKVCVITGASSGLGREASRALAAAGARVVLAARDPAALAEAARWIATEVPGAHTSTVELDLTSLASVRAAAGAIRAIAPAIDVLMNNAGVMFTPFGRTHDGFEIQIGTNHFGHFELTRLLVPQLAAARGARIVHLSSGGHVMGDVDFDDPNWERREYDKFVAYGASKTANILHAVEADRRLRDNGIRAYAVHPGTVATSLARHMSREDFSRLRELAAGPLDVTTPDRGAATQVWAAVSPELAGRGGLYLEDCHISDRAAPYARDAARAAAWWKLSETCCDRT
- a CDS encoding DUF2867 domain-containing protein, which codes for MERLHYIDEHAITVDAGRADTWSALLRVMCRDPGDPSTVPTGFVLDEARPPERFALKGRHPFAAYRWVFELEAEPMGRTRVRAATWAAFPGVHGKIYRALVIGTGGHRVVVRRTLNRIARAARQADYTDVFEVPLPQGDSRSAEEMFRDAVGREADGGAVLWVHRHVLRFSLGPNSSPDHIIGWTIVRSDHDELVLGARGPLMRGELTLRRRDDRRASLTTRVHYRRGLTARTVWALVGPVHRVVAPRLMARAAVWQPIAA